From the genome of Nicotiana sylvestris chromosome 2, ASM39365v2, whole genome shotgun sequence, one region includes:
- the LOC138885879 gene encoding uncharacterized protein, protein MIWVKGLPFKIAFFMWKVWKAKLPLDDFLKRVGYCMPSKYWCCVQNDEESLQHLFFRSETGKTTWKYFLSRAGIVVEGLTLYQAITKCWTANVCLRLKPVMQALPSCVVWDLWKRRNSMKYGDAVTTSRVIYQVSSHLQALVKVRKPRMDMVPHKWQDLLAMMENFTPKLKVTKVIWELPSAGWLKVNTDGASRGNPGRR, encoded by the coding sequence ATGATTTGGGTAAAGGGActgccttttaaaatagcatttttCATGTGGAAAGTGTGGAAAGCAAAGCTACCTTTAGATGATTTCTTGAAGAGGGTAGGCTACTGCATGCCATCAAAATATTGGTGTTGTGTACAGAATGACGAGGAATCTCTTCAGCACTTGTTTTTTAGATCAGAAACTGGAAAGACAACTTGGAAGTATTTTCTATCAAGGGCAGGAATAGTTGTGGAGGGACTTACATTGTACCAAGCAATTACAAAATGTTGGACTGCAAATGTGTGCTTAAGGCTAAAACCAGTAATGCAAGCACTCCCCTCATGCGTAGTTTGGGATCtttggaaaagaagaaatagtatGAAGTATGGGGATGCCGTGACAACTAGCAGGGTGATTTATCAAGTTTCATCACATCTCCAGGCATTGGTGAAAGTGAGAAAGCCTAGGATGGACATGGTACCTCACAAATGGCAAGATCTATTAGCTATGATGGAAAATTTCACTCCTAAACTTAAGGTTACAAAAGTCATATGGGAACTTCCAAGTGCAGGATGGCTAAAAGTTAATACGGATGGTGCATCGAGGGGAAATCCAGGAAGGAGATAA